A region from the Halosolutus gelatinilyticus genome encodes:
- a CDS encoding aconitate hydratase: MGQTLTEKILDDHLVEGELETGEEIGIEIDQVLTQDTTGTMVWLQFEAMGLDEVQTEVAAQYCDHQTYQFDFKNTDDHRFLRSAAGTYGAYFSRPGNGICHNVHRENFAAPGKTLLGSDSHTPTPGGLGQLAIGAGGIDVTVAMGGAPYYIEMPEVVNVRLEGELPDWATAKDVILEMLRRLSVKGGVGKILEYTGPGAESLTAPERMTITNMGTELGATSSLFPTDEQTQDYLERVGRGDEYVELQPDDDAEYDDEIVVDLSDLEPLIAQPSMPDNVVPVREVAGQDVNQVIIGSCTNGGYEDILPAAKILEGREVDMRTEMIVAPGSKQASEMLAREGWVAEMMAAGVNFSEATCGACIGIGHVPASDSVSLRTFNRNFEGRSGIEDDNVYLCSPEVAAAAAIAGEIVDPRDLADELGDLEAPGVELPDEYTGSKTDLITPDEAVDDELVKGPNIGDVPLRDELDSDIEGEALLKMADNITTDHIIPATQDILMYRSNIDKLSEFTLSRVDETFAKRAREADGGVLVAGENYGQGSSREHAAMCPMYLGIEAVLAQSFARIHRANLFNFGIVPLTIDEETYDAIDQGDEIEIVDDVFEAVTSGQEEFTIRVNGDEEYTTTLDASERERDILAAGGKLSWTRDQAEGSGAATADD, translated from the coding sequence ATGGGACAAACGCTCACCGAGAAGATTCTCGACGATCACCTCGTCGAGGGCGAACTCGAGACCGGCGAGGAGATCGGGATCGAGATCGATCAGGTTCTCACGCAGGACACGACCGGGACGATGGTCTGGCTCCAGTTCGAAGCGATGGGACTGGACGAGGTCCAGACCGAGGTCGCCGCGCAGTACTGCGACCACCAGACGTATCAGTTCGACTTTAAGAACACCGACGACCACCGCTTCCTCCGCTCTGCTGCTGGCACCTACGGCGCGTACTTCTCTCGCCCCGGAAACGGCATCTGTCACAACGTCCACCGCGAGAACTTCGCGGCCCCCGGCAAGACGCTGCTTGGCTCCGACTCACACACCCCGACGCCGGGCGGCCTCGGCCAGCTGGCGATCGGCGCCGGCGGGATCGACGTCACCGTCGCCATGGGCGGCGCGCCCTACTACATCGAGATGCCGGAAGTCGTCAACGTCCGCCTCGAGGGCGAACTGCCCGACTGGGCGACGGCGAAGGACGTCATCCTCGAGATGCTGCGTCGCCTCTCGGTCAAAGGCGGCGTCGGCAAGATCCTCGAGTACACCGGCCCCGGTGCCGAGTCGCTCACCGCGCCGGAACGGATGACGATCACCAACATGGGGACGGAACTCGGCGCGACCTCGTCGCTGTTCCCGACCGACGAGCAGACCCAGGACTACCTCGAGCGCGTCGGTCGCGGCGACGAGTACGTCGAGTTGCAGCCCGACGACGACGCCGAGTACGACGACGAGATCGTCGTCGACCTCTCCGATCTCGAGCCGCTGATCGCCCAGCCGTCGATGCCCGACAACGTCGTCCCCGTCCGCGAGGTCGCGGGCCAGGACGTCAATCAGGTCATCATCGGCTCCTGTACCAACGGCGGCTACGAGGACATCCTCCCCGCCGCGAAGATACTCGAGGGCCGCGAGGTCGACATGAGGACCGAGATGATCGTCGCGCCCGGCTCCAAGCAGGCCTCCGAGATGCTCGCCCGCGAAGGGTGGGTCGCGGAGATGATGGCCGCCGGCGTCAACTTCTCCGAGGCCACCTGCGGGGCGTGTATCGGCATCGGCCACGTTCCCGCAAGCGACTCCGTCTCCCTGCGGACGTTCAACCGCAATTTCGAGGGCCGCTCCGGCATCGAGGACGACAACGTCTACCTCTGCTCGCCGGAAGTCGCCGCCGCCGCGGCGATCGCCGGCGAGATCGTCGACCCGCGCGACCTGGCCGACGAACTCGGCGATCTCGAGGCGCCCGGCGTCGAACTGCCCGACGAGTACACCGGCTCGAAGACGGACCTCATCACGCCCGACGAGGCCGTCGACGACGAACTCGTCAAGGGCCCGAACATCGGCGACGTCCCCCTGCGGGACGAACTCGACTCGGACATCGAAGGTGAAGCCCTCCTGAAGATGGCGGACAACATCACGACCGACCACATCATCCCCGCCACGCAGGACATCCTGATGTACCGGTCGAACATCGACAAGCTGAGCGAGTTCACCCTCTCGCGCGTCGACGAGACCTTCGCTAAGCGCGCCCGCGAAGCCGACGGCGGCGTCCTCGTCGCCGGCGAGAATTACGGCCAGGGATCCTCGCGCGAGCACGCCGCGATGTGTCCGATGTACCTCGGCATCGAGGCCGTCCTCGCCCAGAGCTTCGCCCGGATCCACCGCGCGAACCTCTTCAACTTCGGCATCGTCCCGCTGACGATCGACGAGGAAACCTACGACGCGATCGATCAGGGCGACGAAATCGAGATCGTCGACGACGTCTTCGAGGCCGTCACCAGCGGTCAGGAGGAGTTCACGATCCGCGTCAACGGCGACGAGGAGTACACGACGACGCTCGACGCCTCCGAGCGCGAACGCGACATCCTCGCCGCCGGCGGCAAGCTCTCCTGGACCCGCGACCAGGCCGAAGGGAGCGGCGCCGCGACGGCCGACGACTGA
- a CDS encoding deoxyuridine 5'-triphosphate nucleotidohydrolase, whose amino-acid sequence MYRSGTFVAEHVSPTTDEQIQPNGVDLTLDVVFEQLEPGRIGRDGKQIGERIARPLEELEQKAPETYYLPRGAYVARYGERIAIPEGHVGFVYPRSSLMRNSCMLNTAVWDAGYEGRGEGLLQVHHDVEIERGARIAQLVFAEANHENVYDGSYQGENLE is encoded by the coding sequence ATGTACCGATCCGGCACCTTCGTCGCCGAACACGTCTCGCCGACGACCGACGAGCAGATCCAGCCAAACGGTGTCGATCTCACCCTCGACGTCGTCTTCGAACAACTGGAACCGGGACGGATCGGCCGCGACGGGAAACAGATCGGCGAGCGAATCGCGCGGCCGCTCGAGGAACTCGAGCAGAAGGCGCCCGAGACGTACTATCTCCCGCGGGGCGCCTACGTCGCCCGCTACGGCGAACGCATCGCGATCCCCGAAGGCCACGTCGGATTCGTCTACCCTCGATCGTCGCTGATGCGCAACTCCTGTATGCTCAACACGGCGGTCTGGGACGCCGGCTACGAGGGCCGCGGCGAGGGGCTATTGCAGGTCCACCACGACGTCGAGATCGAGCGCGGCGCCCGGATCGCGCAACTGGTGTTCGCCGAGGCGAACCACGAGAACGTCTACGACGGCAGTTACCAGGGCGAAAACCTGGAGTAA